A part of Maridesulfovibrio hydrothermalis AM13 = DSM 14728 genomic DNA contains:
- a CDS encoding HAD family hydrolase, with protein sequence MEAIHISDITPPQVIKKIKGIIFDCDGVLINSFEANKWYYNWFKNRFDLEPLTADEEKYVHAHTVFESLRHVIPEEHHDEAMELRALPELKKASEFIQVEEGLIRLLEWGRTNNLRMGINTNRTDTLPAVLQKFGIEDFFAPTVTATLLPNSKPHPEGVHYILNKWSMKAEDVVYIGDTWVDESCAERAGVEFWAYRSPLLNARLHIDDYWVLTNLLEKAKNDVWSDCSCS encoded by the coding sequence ATGGAAGCAATACATATTAGTGATATTACCCCTCCGCAGGTGATAAAAAAGATTAAAGGCATCATTTTTGACTGCGACGGTGTGCTTATCAATTCCTTTGAAGCCAATAAATGGTATTATAACTGGTTTAAAAACAGATTCGACCTTGAGCCTTTGACAGCGGATGAGGAAAAATATGTGCATGCGCACACTGTTTTTGAATCTCTGCGCCATGTCATTCCTGAAGAACACCATGATGAAGCTATGGAACTGCGCGCTTTGCCTGAACTTAAAAAAGCCAGTGAATTTATTCAAGTAGAGGAAGGTCTTATCCGCCTGCTTGAGTGGGGAAGAACCAACAACCTTCGTATGGGAATCAATACCAACCGTACTGATACTTTACCCGCGGTCTTGCAGAAGTTTGGAATTGAAGACTTTTTTGCGCCCACTGTAACTGCAACACTTCTGCCCAATTCCAAGCCGCATCCGGAAGGGGTTCATTACATTTTGAACAAATGGTCCATGAAGGCAGAAGATGTCGTATACATCGGGGACACATGGGTTGATGAGAGCTGCGCAGAGCGTGCCGGAGTTGAATTCTGGGCATATCGCAGTCCTTTGCTTAATGCCCGTTTGCATATTGATGACTACTGGGTTCTGACCAATCTTCTGGAAAAGGCCAAAAATGATGTCTGGTCTGATTGCAGTTGCAGTTAG